DNA from Halictus rubicundus isolate RS-2024b unplaced genomic scaffold, iyHalRubi1_principal scaffold0029, whole genome shotgun sequence:
TTCTcttctgtccgctctcgtctcgctaagtagagattctctctcgcgcgctctgagactctcgcgatttcgcatcattcggtagcagtattctcgcgatctcccgcgccgcgttacgtgcactctgcttcgcgtcaagatttccggcgtccgcgtagaagatttccgtctcgcggcggcacgcgtttcgtgccgctcaagatttcctcttcgcgatccgacggcagaagtttgcacgcgcaagatctccgtacgttcgccggctcgcgattctcgttcgcgcgttctctctcgcgctctcgagtgcctcgcacctcgtgcgtcgtacaaccgagtgaataaagtgcaattttcccaaaggacaaaggtttgattctcccgtctctccttgccccctcgcgcgctcatttctgagtggtcccggccccccggcgactccgaccttcggtcgacgccaaacatataataatattaattttaaagtttgcgTTATATGCTTTACATGTGATGCACCTgcgagagcatttttaaaaaatattaaagggcATACAGGTCGCAATAGTTGCGAAAGATGCACAGAAGAGGGTACATACTATAAAAaacgaattatttacgaaaaccATAATGCCAGTGCTCGGACACatgaagattttaaaaattttcgcgaCATCAAGCACCATAAAAACAATGAAAGGACACCCTTATTAAATATAAGCacattaaatataatagaagattttgctttagattatatgcatttatgctgTTTGGGAGTAATGAAGAAATTACTTCATCATTGGTGTAAAGTAGAGTTCAGATTACAGCAAaggaataaattatcaaaacgaATGATTTCGGCAGCAAAATACTTACCTAGTGAATTTAACCGTAAATCACGATCCATATCCGAATTGCCTAGATATAAAGCTACGGAGTTTCGTTTATTTCTCTTGTATCTAGGACCcattcttttaaagaaaattcttcCAAATATCTTCTATAACCACTTCTTATTACTACATGCAGCTATGAGAATTCTATTACTCAATAAATTACGTGTAGATGTAAAGTGGCTAAACAAAGCTCGAGAAATGCTAATTCAATTTGTCAATGATTCTTCTGTTTTGTATGGCAGAGAATTTAGTGTATATAATGTTCACAATTTAGTGCACATTACAGACGATgtccaaaatttaaaatattctttagagGAACTAAGTTgttttccttttgaaaattacTTAGGGAAGCTAATAAGCATGTTACGCAGGTGGAATAAACCACTAGCACAGACAATAAAAAGGTTGTCGGAAAATGGAGCACCTACAATTAAAGAAACTAGTAAAAAAAGTATGTGTAGaatatgataaaaagaaaatacaattcccttattttaatataaaagctTATGGACTTCGAGACTCTTACGTTTTTGTACGGAATGATTATGTCCTACAGATCCTAGACATAtcaacaaataaaatagttgGTAGATTATCCACaaaattgaaaactttttacaaataccctatcaaatcgaaaataataggaatatttaaatttgataatttcacagatgaaattttatcatgcactctgaatgaaattacacataaagcatttatatataaatgccGTTCATACTTTGTAGCATGtgaatttcttcatttatcttattaattattcattattattattagtatttgattattagttatattattagtattattattattagttatattgattacttctttctgttatgtctaaagtttttaatatgtcttcaaaaagaagtataatgaaAAAGCGAACTGTGATTCTGGACAGTTCCGATTCCGATTCTGAAAGCGATGAAATTCAGCAACCGCAAACAGCAGCGCCAAGTAAGTAGAAAAAATGATGCATATGTTAAATCTTATTGTAAACATAAAAGTATCATaatcaatgaaatatataatggtAAATATACTACAAatatatgttaaataataaacgtaacgatacgaatattatattttatgcaattgtacaGATAAAACTATGAATGATACGTTGACGTCGTTCACTGAAGGACAATTGACACTATTAAATCGTCAatatatagaattaaaatacgatgttacgtatggagacgtttctccgcgttcatttcgattagaagttctaatctcttttctgagaacgaaaagcgtcccaacaggccccttgtttaatgattgtactccggctggacgcagctggcacgaagcatgattcagtgacagcaccgtacgatttcctaatatggaaatcttcaaaacatccccttctggaatgttttgtcaagaaaGTCTTTGAtcggaaacatcctggctaacccttcgttttacccctataaacaaaagatccagctgcaaaccttaaactcactagaaacgacaaatacgagtatgcgaccgtaaaataaaacagatacattcccctctcatttttagggtatataaacccatgcattttcatcctcttcggttagtcgagaagcggttcagtcaagattcagacgcggttcagtactcgtgcagtcacgtcgcgtcaagtctagtgagatcgggttaaagtccctttcgaatcaaacgtaaccttatagattccgttagttcggtatatattctatttggcattc
Protein-coding regions in this window:
- the LOC143363293 gene encoding uncharacterized protein LOC143363293, with translation MPTNSSQTTNDLAISDLDQQFDLQMINNRNDINYSIFREIKETLTIRLIFNIDGVPVSKNSNKQFWPILPYIMVMYRSNTFSLLSALVSLICVICFTCDAPARAFLKNIKGHTGRNSCERCTEEGTYYKKRIIYENHNASARTHEDFKNFRDIKHHKNNERTPLLNISTLNIIEDFALDYMHLCCLGVMKKLLHHWCKVEFRLQQRNKLSKRMISAAKYLPSEFNRKSRSISELPRYKATEFRLFLLYLGPILLKKILPNIFYNHFLLLHAAMRILLLNKLRVDVKWLNKAREMLIQFVNDSSVLYGREFSVYNVHNLVHITDDVQNLKYSLEELSCFPFENYLGKLISMLRRWNKPLAQTIKRLSENGAPTIKETSKKSMCRI